The DNA window AACTGGATAGCGATTGTGCTGGCCTTCGCCGCAGTCAGCGACTCCGTGGCCCACGCAGTCCTGCCGGTCCTTCCGCTGGACTGGCACGCGGCCGGCGGCGCTCGGCAAACTCCGCTGTGGTGGCTCATCCTCACGCTCGCCGTCACGGTGCTGCTCCTGGTGCTCAGCTACTGGCCGGTCCGTAACCTGTTCTCCCATCATCAGCTGATGAATGCCAGCTTCAACCGGTGGCAGCTCGTGAACACGTACGGCGCGTTCGGCACGGTCACGAAGCAGCGGATCGAGGTGGCGGTGGAGGGCACCAGCGACGAGGAGCCCGACGAGTCGGCGGACTGGCGGGAGTACGGATTCAAGGGAAAGCCCGGGGACGTGCGCAGGCTGCCGCGCCAGTGGGCCCCGTACCACCTGCGGCTCGACTGGCTGATGTGGTTCCTGCCCCTGCGCACCGTGCACGAGGAGTGGTTTTACGCCTTCCTGGAAAAGCTGCTGAAGGCGGACAAGGTGGTGCTGCGCCTGTTGCGCGACGACCCGTTCGACGGCGAGCGCCCCCGCTGGGTGCGCGCCCGGACGTACCTGTACCGTTTCTCCAGCCGGGCCGAGTTCCGTGAGACCGGCCAGGTCTGGATCCGGACGCCGCTGTACGAGGCCATCCCGCCCCTGTCCCTGCGGCGCGGCGGCTGAGCAGGCAAGTGCGGAGAGGAAGCGCCCGCGTTAGCGGGCCTTGCGGAGGGTCGCTTCGGCGTGCTTGAGGATGGGGCCGTCGATCATCTTGCCTTTGAACTGGAACACGCCGGTCCCGGCGGCGCGGGCGGCCTCGAGGAGTTCCCTGGCGGCGGCCACTTCATCCCCCGACGGCGCGTAGGCGGCACGGACGGCAGCCACCTGGCCGGGATGGATGCAGGCCTTCGAGCTGAAGCCGGAGGCCACGGCGTCCCGTGCCTCCTCGGCCAGCCCCTCAAGGTCGGGGATGTTGACGTAGACGGCGTCGACCGCCTCCTTGCCGAAGGCACCGGCAGCCAGGAGCACCGACGAGCGCGCGTGCAGGGCCACGGCGCGGTAGCCGCCGTCGTCCTTGCGGCTGGATGTCCCGCCGAGGGACGCGAGCAGGTCCTCGGCGCCCCACATGAGCGCCACGACGTTCGGGGCGGCGGCGATGGCCGGCGCGTTGACGATGCCGGCCGCCGTCTCGCACAGCGCGATCACGTGGAAGCCCTCCAGCGCCCGGAGCTGCTCAGCGCTTTCCGTCTTGGCGAGCATCACGGTGCGGTAGGGCGTGTGGGCCAGGCAGTGCAGGTCCTTTTCGAAGTCCTCCGTGCCCGCCGGGTTGATCCGGACGATGGTCCGGCTGGGATCGAGCTCCGGCCCTTCGCCTGAGCTGCCGAGCTGGGCAAGGATGGCCCCCCGGGCCCGCTTCTTGTCCGCAGCCGCCACCGCGTCCTCGAGGTCGATGATCACGGCGTCGGAGCGCTCGGCAGCCTTCTGGAAACGCTCGGGGCGGTCAGCAGGGCAGAAGAGCAGGGCCGGGCCCATCACAAAAGTCATACAGTCATTGTCCGATTATTTTTCCGTCTGCGCCTGCATGTACGCCTCCCGCGTCCACATCAGGCAGCTGCGCGTGGCGAGGGCCACCACTGTGCCGTTCTGGTTGCGGCCGGTGTGCTTCATGGTGACGATCCCCTGGCCGGGCCGGGACGCGGAGAGCCGTTTGCCCGTGATGACGGTCTCGGTGTAGAGGGTGTCGCCGTGGTACAGCGGACCGGGGAAGGACACATCGGTCAGTCCCAGCTGCGCGATGATGGTGCCCTGCGTCAGCTGCGGAACGGACTGCCCGACGACGGTTGCCAGGGTGAACATGGAGTTCACCAGCCGCTGGCCGAACGGCTGCCCCGCGCTCCACGCCGCGTCAAGGTGCAGCCCCTGCGTATTCATGGTCATGGTGGTGAACAGGACGTTGTCGGTTTCGGTGACCGTCCGGCCCGGACGGTGCGCGTACACCACGCCCTCTT is part of the Arthrobacter sp. KBS0703 genome and encodes:
- a CDS encoding MaoC family dehydratase, which encodes MTANAEQSADGVSTSPTSGSPRVIEQRGLYFEELEEGVVYAHRPGRTVTETDNVLFTTMTMNTQGLHLDAAWSAGQPFGQRLVNSMFTLATVVGQSVPQLTQGTIIAQLGLTDVSFPGPLYHGDTLYTETVITGKRLSASRPGQGIVTMKHTGRNQNGTVVALATRSCLMWTREAYMQAQTEK
- a CDS encoding CoA ester lyase: MTFVMGPALLFCPADRPERFQKAAERSDAVIIDLEDAVAAADKKRARGAILAQLGSSGEGPELDPSRTIVRINPAGTEDFEKDLHCLAHTPYRTVMLAKTESAEQLRALEGFHVIALCETAAGIVNAPAIAAAPNVVALMWGAEDLLASLGGTSSRKDDGGYRAVALHARSSVLLAAGAFGKEAVDAVYVNIPDLEGLAEEARDAVASGFSSKACIHPGQVAAVRAAYAPSGDEVAAARELLEAARAAGTGVFQFKGKMIDGPILKHAEATLRKAR